ATGCCGAAGGTGGAGACGATGATGATTAATTGACCGTATCAAACTATTTATTCACTAAAACAAACAGAAAATGGATTATTATTTTAAAACAACATTGAACAACATAACTTTTGATAGAGCCATCGAAAGAATTATAGAGGAATTAAAGACAGAAGGATTTGGCGTATTAACAGAAATAGACATCAAAGCCACCTTAAAGGAAAAATTGGATGTTGACTTCTATAATTACAGAATCTTGGGAGCTTGCAATCCTCCATTTGCTTATAAGGCACTGCAAGCAGAGGACAAAATCGGTACAATGTTGCCCTGCAATGTTATTGTTCAGGAAAGAGAACCAGGAATCATCGAAGTGTCAGCAGTAGATCCTGTTGCTTCCATGATGGCAATCGAAAATGAAGCATTGGGAGAGGTAGCTGTTCAGGTCAGAGATAAATTGAAAAAGGTAATTGAGCAACTATAAGATAAAAGCCATGAAAAAACTGCAACAACTCACCAAGGAAATTAACGAACTGACGTTAAAAATTGAGCAGGAATATCCAGAGGTTTATAGGTATCTGGATGAGAATCCAATTACAATCACATCATATCAGCATCCTGAGTTGACTGTAAAAACTTTCTCGGATTATCTGGATAGCTTAAAAGGCTTACTCCAAAGCCATATTGAAACGCATAAAAATAGTGAAACATGAATGATTTTACAGAAAGATTTAACAAGCTTCTGATTGACAAGCTCGGTGTCAGTCAGGAGGATATTCAACCGGAAGCAAAATTTACCGATGATCTGGGGGCTGATTCTTTGGATATGGTAGAACTCATTATGGAGTTTGAAAGTGAGTTTAATGTTTCCATTCCTGATGATGATACCGAACAGATACATACGGTAAGTGATGCCGAAACTTATTTAATGGAAAAAATAAACAATGATTAACCTACTTGCAGGAAGCATATTATTGAGCATCATTCATGCTGCCATTCCAAACCACTGGATACCAGTGGTAATGATTGGCAGGTCAGAAAAATGGAGCAAAAAAGAACTGATTGGAGTAACAGCTATCACCAGTTTTTCCCACACTTTAAGTACTATATTGCTTGGTATTGTGATTGGCATTATTGGATATAGGTTATCCAATACTTATCATCTCATTACAGATGTTGTTGCTCCATTAGTATTGGTACTTATGGGCTTGATTTACTTTTCAATATCGCTCAAACATAACGATCATGAACACCTTCCATCACAAGAAAG
The DNA window shown above is from Bacteroidia bacterium and carries:
- a CDS encoding DUF302 domain-containing protein; this translates as MDYYFKTTLNNITFDRAIERIIEELKTEGFGVLTEIDIKATLKEKLDVDFYNYRILGACNPPFAYKALQAEDKIGTMLPCNVIVQEREPGIIEVSAVDPVASMMAIENEALGEVAVQVRDKLKKVIEQL
- a CDS encoding acyl carrier protein, with product MNDFTERFNKLLIDKLGVSQEDIQPEAKFTDDLGADSLDMVELIMEFESEFNVSIPDDDTEQIHTVSDAETYLMEKINND